The Buteo buteo chromosome 23, bButBut1.hap1.1, whole genome shotgun sequence genome contains the following window.
ggtttgggggggggggggggtgtctgtccCCCTATGCCCCCCAACCCCCTACGGGGTACTCACGAAGTCGGGGTTGTAGCACAGCTGGGCAAATCTCATCCGCAAATCCGTGAGCTCGTTCTCCAGCATGTCCACACGCACCATCTGCTCCTCCGTCTCACCTCCTGCAGGATGGGGAGAAGtcagccccccccctccggggaccccccccccttgGTGCTGTGACACCCCCCCATCGCTCACCCATGTTGTGCTTGCGGGCGATGTAGTGCAGGATGGCATTGCTCTGCGTCAGCTTGATGGGACCGTCGATGAGATAGggtagctgggggggggcatgggggggtcagccccggtgccccccccagccccttccccaccccgcccccccattccccatccgTCACCTACGTTGGGGAAGTCGAGGCCCAGTTTCTCCTTCTCGTTCGTCCAGTCGCTCGGGTCAAAGtcaggggctgggagggggacagagagatgggggggggggtcccccagaCCCCCATCCCCACTCATCACACCCACAGAGAATTCATGGGTGGAGGGGGTGTGCACTCTGCCCCAGGAGCAGCCatgtgcccccccccgggcaccCTCCTTGGGCAGATAAAGGAGGACATTGAGCAGGGGCCAAGGTCCAGGGCAgagcggggggcgggggggggggggcaaattGCCACAGACTTggcaggaggaggacagggGGACAAGAGGACAGGCTGCACTTTCACCCTGCGGAAACGGGGAGTTTCTTTTCCTTCGGCTGGTTTCTGGTGCAGCACGAACCGGGGTGACAAGGGTCCCAAGGAGGGGGAACacacatgggggggggggacaccctgCTTGCCCCCCTCACCTGGGCCGGGGCGGTACTGCCTCTCCTGGTAGGGGGTCTCCGTGTACTCCAGCAGCAAGCGGATGGCGTGGGCcagctggggggacacagcacCCACCTTTTGGCACCCACCAACACCCCCCCGCGCTCCCCTGGACCACCCCCtaccctgggacccccagcacccccacacccctaacccccccccacctccccagcgAGGCATTGTCATACCACCCCCCCAACTCACCCCACGGATGTCCCAGTATCCCAGCGTGACCACCATCGTGGCACCCAGCTCCGGCTCTGGAGGGACACTGGGCAGGGACGAAGAAGccaagccccccccagcaccctcccctttcccctccccaccctcgtgaccgggcgcaggcagggtgCCAGGGTGTCCCACCAGCCACGAGGCCAGCGCTGGGGCTGCCACCTGACGGTCAGGATCCGGCCCCCGGCACCCCATCACTTTGGGGACCCCATCCCCAAAGCCAAGCCATGGTGGGGGGAACGACCCTAGGGGGGCAATCTGTGGGGGCCACCCTCTTGCTCCCCCAGTTTCCCTCTGGGGCTGTGATACCCACCCCCTCAGCACAtttaaatttaagtatttttacttaaatactttatttttcatgcttggttggttggggtttttttacttttttcttttttttttgtagtcgCCATCATGTTTTCCTGGGAGCGTCAGCCGCCGGCTCCAGACCGCGGGGGGAGGCAggaccgggggggggacacacgcaGGGACGGGATGATGCCCCACCGGGAAGAAAGAAGCCTCGTCCAGCCCGATCCGGGCCACAAACAGCTCCTGGGAGCgtgggggacggggacacgcATCACCCCGGCCCCTTTGCCTTTCACTCTGCAGTGATGAGGAGGATGGAGCATCCTCCACTGGGCACTGTCCCCTCCAGCCAACACCCCGTGTCCCCTGGGCCACCAGGTCCCCACTGATGTCGCATCCCCGTGTGAGGGTGCGAGAGGAGCCTGGGGGTGCAGAGAGGCCGGGTTTGGGTCCCTGGGGTGCTGCCCGGCTTGTCCCCACGTCCCTGCGGGGTGAGAAAGTGGACGGAGAGAGGGGCAGGCAATTAAAAAGCATCAGGACCTGGGACCTGCTGCTGCGCTGGGTCCCCCACAATGTCCCCACACCCAGCACCGATGTCCCTCAACCTGTCAGTGTGTCCTGAGCctgaggacccccccccagcggTGCCCGCACCCATGTCACCTCCTGTAGCCTTGTCCCTCTGCCACCAAGCCCAGCAGGGACCAACCCAGCAAGGAGacaccagttaaaaaaaaaccacaagaaaaaaagaccctcaaaaaacaagaaacagagagaaCCCAGCAAACCCCGACCCCCCCACGGCAGCACCGgcggggtgctggggacagcagcagggagcGTCCCGTTTCCAGGGCGGGAGGTAGCAGGAGGGGGACGGCGGCGAAGCCCTGGAGGGATGCAGAGTGACAAGAGGGGTCCCCGCGGGAGCCATGGGACTAGAGCCTGGGGTGGGGAGTCAGTGGGTGCCCAGGGTGGAGGTGATGGTGAGAGCGTCCTCCTCCTGGATGGTCTCCAGCTCCTCGGTCTGCACCGCCTGCGTGATGAGGGTCAGCTCCTGGCAGAGCGTCTCGAAGCGGTAGCTCACACGGATGTCGGGGACGTTGGTACGACGGATGTCGTTGCCCTCCGGACCCTCTTTCAGGTAGTGGGGACCCAGCCAGTAGCTCTTCACCTGGGGAGGAGCAAGGAGAAGCTCCCACAGCTGCCTTGCACCCTTGGGTGCTGCCAGCACCCACCACAAGGTGCTCAGGGGTCCCGGTGGGAATGGGGGTGCGCTACCTTGTGGGAGAAGCCGCTCATCAGGACGCTGTTGCGGGCCAACTCACACATGTCGCAGGAGCTGAGCTTCCAGACCTGGGTGGCGATGCTGTACTCCTCCATCAGCGGCTCCTGGGTGGGGGGATATGGCCTCAGCACCCACCCATGGGTCACCCTCCCAGAGAAGACAGGGTCCCCAGCTTCTCCCACCCTCTCTGGACCTTCAGAATCCTCTGGAGCCCATTGGCATTGCCTTGCTCTTGGCCACCACCCAACCCTGTCCCATCACCGTGGCGTGGCTGGTGGCCACCCCGTAGCcgtttttgggggggttggtggCCCATGacgcccccctccccaaccgCTTACCTTGGTGAAGTGGAACTGGAGGGGGTCGTCAGTGGAGAGGGAGACCATGAGCCCCCGTGAGAGGTACTCGGGCAGGGGGTTGCGGTGGTAGCTGAGGAAGAGGCTGTTGTTGCTCAGCGGGGACATGGCGATGCCGATCTGCGCCAGGTAGTAGAGGTACTGCAGGacgggggcctggggggggatgACAGCAGGGTGAGGGGTGGTCCCAGCCACACGCCCGGCCCCCACGGGCACCCCTGTCCCCGCTCACCTTGCGCAGCAGCAAGCCATGGGAGATGTTCTCCGAGACCATGAAGCCCGAGACGAGGTGATGGATGGGGCCAGCCTCACCACAGTGCGGGCGCAGGACGAAGGTGTGGAAGCCTCTCTTCCTGCAACGTGGGGCTGACCATCACCACCTGACCCCCCCGAAGACCCCCCACCAGGATGGGCGGAGGTTCCAGGGACCCCAAGGTGTCCTTACCGTCGGAGGTGGTTGAGCACTGTCATGTTGGCATACATGTAGTACAGGTAGTAGGAGTAGGGTGGGTTGTCCTCCTCCACCCAGTTGCCTGGCAAGGGGCTGTCCAGGTTGAAGATGTGATGCTCTGGTTTGGATTCATCATCCACACTGTCAAAACCATCCACCTGCGGGAGTGACAACCCCAGGGTGGGATGGTCACCCCCCCAGCAGGAGATCTGTCCCAGCCCTCAAGCTGGGTCCAGGCTAGGGGTTACGGGTGTCACCAGTGTCCCCCATGTCCTCCCGGGAGCAGGATGTGGTGCTCACATGCTCCAGGAAGAGGTGCAGCTCCGGGTGTTGGGCAGGGTGGACGGTGGCCTCGTAGAGGGGCATGAAGATGTTCTCCAGCATCTCCTGGAAGTTGGCCAACTGCTTCTTCGTCCGGTAGACATCACTGCAGGGGGACGGACCCTGCTCAGAGCCAGCTGTCCCATCCCCCCACACCCCAGGCATTAGTGGGGTGTCCTTGGTCTCTCCACCCAGGACATGGCCCCGGTTGAGGGTATCTGCCCCCACGTTACTCACAAGAGCCGGGGCACCTGCACGAGCCAGCGGACGTTGTTGGAGTGGACGCGGTGGTTGACGGCCCAGCGGGCCAGCTTGTCCCACTCGTCCCGGGAGCGGCCGTAGATGGAGAGCCGTAGCTCGGCGTTTTGGTACTTGCTCTCCTCCAGGTCAGACATCACCTCCTGCCAGGGAGGGGCAAACGTCACCCCTCGGCCGCCGGGAAGGGGGATGTGGGTGGCATTGCCACCATGGGCATCGGAAGAAGGGAGATGTGGAGGGTCACCCATCAGGGCCGCTGCTCACCTTGATGATGTGGGCAAAGTACTTCCCCGAGACGCGGTTGTCCGTCTTGATGAAGATCTCTCGCAGGATGGACTCGCCGATGGGGTTGTACTTGGCGTTGAACTTGTCAAAGCGGTGGAAGGTGTTGCGGTCCTGGCAGGGGGACACAGATGTGAGCTGAGACTCCTCATCGCCCCAGAGCCACCGCAATATCCCTATCCAGAGCCCCCAGCAtaccccaccccaccctggTACAGGCCCTCGAGAAgatcccccaccccagccagagATGGGCTGGGGGCCCTGCTCATCTCCAGGATTTGGGGGTGTCCCTCATACCGCGTGGACATCCAGTGTGTCCACGCTCAGGTCGTAGGCGGTGAGGTTCATCGTCTCAAAGACCTCCTTGAGCGTCTGCTCCTTGCCCTTCTCCACGTGGACAATTTCATCCAGGTGCTTCTTCATGGCCCGCTTGATGAAACGCAGGAGATGCTTCTGGTTCATGCAGGACGAGGCATGGATGTGGGTGTCCACCTGCACGGCCAGAGGTGATGCTCAGCCCTCAGAGCCTCCAAGTGCTCCTGGGACAAGGCAGGACCCCCACCACGACCCAGCAGGTACCTTGCGGATATTGTAGAAGTCGCGGTGAGGCACCTTCTTCTGGGCCGCCAGCTCCTTCATCTCGTTGAGCAGCACATGCATCTGGAACTTGGAGCTCAGGTACTGCAGCCGGCGGTAGCAGAAGGATTTGCTGCccaaggtggggagggggcgtcagtttgggggagaggagggagaacatCCACCCCCAAAAGGCTGGTGCCCACCAGGATGAGGGGACGTGGCTCTGGACTCTTGGACCCCCCTCTCTGTGCACGGTGACCATGAGCAAGGACGGACACACGGACATGGGACTTGCACCAGTACCATGTGTCATAGCCACCGCCATGTCCTCTGGTGCTGTCCCCGAGGCTCTGTCCCCCCCAAGACATGCCCATGGTGGAACCCTTCTCCTTACATGGGCCCGTTGATGATCAAAGCCATGAGGAAATTCATGTCGGCGATGAATTCCTGCAGGTCAGGGTACGGCAGGTCCAGCTCCGTGCTCCTGGGAGGGGACGATGGAGGTGGGTCACATGCGGGGACACAGTCCAGTGGGCTCCCTCCAAGCCCCATGCCACCCATGGCAGCCCCCCAGCAAACTCATCACACCAGTGAGTGACTGTCCCCCCCCGGCCTCACAACTCACTTGTCGGTGAGGTCCTGCTTGGTGTAGACGTGCACCACTCCGTCCACCATCTTCAGCCCGAAGCCCAGATCAGCCGGCATGGTCTGGGGGTCCCATGTCTCGTAGGGGTGCTGCTCCGCAAACGGGGGGTGCACGGGGGCATCTGCAGCCAGGAGACACCCAACGAGACGTGCATCATTGGATGACTCCCCCaaaagcccccccagcaccccatccCAGCGTGAAGACCCCACCACCCCATGCTCACCGGCAGCCACGGGGGTCTCAGGCACCTCCTCGTAGCTGCGGGTCTCCAGAGGTTTCTCGGAGAGCTCCTGCAGGTACCGGGCGGTGGTTTTGCagaagctctgcagggacaacCCCATGTACTTCTCCCGTAGGAACAACGCCTTCACCACGCTCTTGGCCGCATCCAGAAGGTCCGTGAAGGGCACCTGGGGAGGAGGACACCAAAATAAACCCACCCCGAGGTGGTGTTGACACCCTGAAGACCCTTGCCTGGCCCCGGTGGGTAGTGGGGGGAGGCTCACCCCGCACTTCTCCTCCCCGGAGATGGTGACGCGCTGGAACTCCCGCTCCAGCAGTGCCTCCCGCTCCTTGGGGACATGGTCCACCAGGTCCTCGCTCTGCTCCTTGAAGAGCCTGTGGGTACAGATGGTGGCTGGTGAGACAGTGACATggtctgtccccatccctgtgtccccgTGTCCCGTCCCCACCCCCCGggagcagcaccagcacccGCCCCGGGGACTGCGTCCAGCCCCAGGGTGGCAGGAGGGTGACGTTGTCCCCAGGGATGTCACCACCAGGTTTGGGCAGCTGGGTGCCACCCGCATCCGTGTTGGCGGTGGCattgtcccccccaccccagacacattccccagccccacacgaGCACAACGAAAAGTTGGGgactgggggggaggaggacagaGAACGAAATAACTCGTGACAGAGACAACTCCCAAGCGGAGacaggagggaggaggacaCGCAGCATCGGACCCCCCCGACCAGGGTAGGGGGTGACAGGGCCATGACAGGGTCCTGTGTCACCAGCGGGGCTGGGACGCCCCCCCAGGTCACCCGAACCCCCCCACCCCTAAACCCCCCCCGGGGGCGTTAACCCCTTCAGTGCCAGCGAGAGCAGCCGGGTTGGGACCTTTCAGCTCTGCGTttgggggagaggtggggggaggcCAGGTCAGAGCAGGAACGGGGGGTCCCCGATACCCCCCTCCGTGTCCCCGGCCGGTGGCACCGAGCCGGACACTCACTGTAAGTCCGCGGCACTGTCAATTTTCAAGAAGTCCTGTTTGGCTCTGAGCAAAATGTCGGGCTCAAGTCTGGGGACAAGCAGGCAGCggcagggttgggggggggggacagccaggacgaggggagggggagagaggggccggggagagaaaataccccgttaatactgaaaacaacaaaaaacacacagaaaccggaaaaaataaattaaaaagggaCACCAAGCGCAACACCCACGGGAGAGAGGACACAGAGCTGGCACAGAGGACCGACAGCCCCCCTGGGGCAAcctggggtgggtggtggtggctTGTCCCCATGAGGGGACCCCCGTCCcatgggggaggtgggggaggagggatgaCACACAACCCCCCCGGCTTACTTGACGTCCTGGCTGATCTGGCGTTCCAGGCGCTGCCGCCGCTCCTCTAGCTGCTCGATGGGGCTCTCCTCCGGGAACTCGTAGGGCGCCGTCCGCATCTCGCTCTCGGCCAGTGAGCGGCAGAACAGCTCCTGCCCGGATCATCCCTGTCATGAGCTGTGCCCGGTCTCAGCCCgcggggttgggaggggaaCGGTCGTGGgggtcccccctccccaaaccaagCTGGAAAGGTGGGAGTAGGAGGGTTTGGGGTCAtgggtgggagaagaggggagggggaagaatgGAGGCGAgacaccccacacacacacccccgaGACCTGGCAAACTCAGTGCACGGGACCCACCTCCGCGATCTCCTTGTATTTGCCGTCCATGGAGGTGCGCAGGTCAACGGGGAAATGCTTCAGGCAATGGGGGGTCCCAGGCAGGGAACGCGCCGACTGCAGGGGCCGGGACCCTGGCCCAGCCCGCAACTCTGCGGACACCGGTACAGTGTGAGCTGGGGGTGGCCCAGACCCCCTTCCCAGGCAGGGAGGGGTTAATCATCCCTGTcacagcccccctcccccccacagAACTGGGATCCTGGTCGACAAAGTGgtgatggggaaactgaggcagctcAAGTGCAGGAGGGACccccccctctgctcccacctgGTGCACTGAGGGGAGCTGCTGGCCCcatcggggtgggggggttgtaACAAGCCAGCAATGATAGCGAATGAGgggcttgggggtgggggggcaggacTCCCCCTGGCATGGGGGAGCAGGACTCTGGGGTCCCCCCAAtcacccccctccctccccttctctcaGCCAGGCTGCTCCatccacaccccccccccgcccctctgTCTGCCTCCCCCAAACGCCAGCACTGCCCCCCCGACCCCATCCATCCTCCTGGCCCCCGAAATCCAGCACAAAAGGCACCACCacggggggggcacccccaaaatgggagggaggggaggcaaCGTactcccctccccctccagcaAACAAACCCATTGCCccaaccgccccccccccagtatccTCGGCTTCTACCTGTGCTGGGGCTACCGGGCCGGGGGGGTTGCCCggcctccctccccaccactgccacccTGGGGTGGAGACCCTGACCTgacccctccccagcacccccctgGCAtcaggggaccccccccgggtGCCAGCACCCTCCTCTGCACCCCTTGCACCCACCACCCTCATTTCCCAACCCCACCGTAGACCCAGCTGGGAGGGAGGCACTGGAAATCAGGCCCCACTGGTTAAACTAGGGCCACCAGTAAGagtcccccacccacccagcacagcttggggggggggggggggggtgaaccTAGGTGTCCTGGCCCCCCCCACGGTGAGCGTCCCACCCCATTTGCCCCCAGAGCATATCCTCCCCGCATCCCCCAAACCAGAACGGAGGGGGCTGAGgagcagccccccaccccccactgcTGAGGTCtgaggtggggaaactgaggcacgacCCACCGGGCAGGGGGTGCCTCACCGcccggcaccccccccccgtgcaCACGCGCGCGCGAGAGCGTTTCAGCCGCCCTctcccctgcctcagtttccccaccacGCAGGTACCTGTGGGTGTCCACCCGCCGTGGGTGCCCACCCTCGCCGGGCAGCGGTGGCAGCCGGTGGCACCCCGGCAGGGCCGGTGCCCGTGTCACCCAGAGCAGGGATGGCACCGGTGTGAACCGGGGCACGGCTGGTGCACGGTGACACCCAGGGTGCCCTGTGCCACCGGGACATGCCCATCACCCTGTGCCACCCGCCCGGGTCACGCCTGccgccggctgcccccccccccggccgcgaGCAGCCCCGCTACCCCCCTGAGCCCCCCACCAGTGCCAACCGGGTGCCAACAGCACGGTGCCACCTCGCCCACCCCCCGCCGCCATCCCCCCCACGAGCACCCCGTGCCACACGACCCCCACCCGCGGAGCCAGCCGAGACCACCCACGGAACGACACAAGAagctgaccccccccccccccccaccaccagcaccccGACCCCCTGCGGGGGTCCCACCACCCcgcacccccccagccccgccacttccccctccccaccttcctcctcctcctcctcctccccgcacACACCACCCGCTGCGCCACTGCTCCGCCGCAGaggcccccccgccccgcactGCTCGGGGTAgcgaagggggggggggacacgacacacaGGACACCCCAACCCCACTGGCACCCCTCAGtccccggcggcgggaggacCCGCTGAGCAGCCCAGACGCCACGGTGATGGGCACGCCGCCCCCAAAGCACCCCCCCAAGCAGCAAGCCagcacatcccccccccccccataacaCCCATGCcagccccccctcccagcagcagcatcgcTCCCCGGGCTTGGCACGACCAGCAGCCTGGATCACGCCGTGGGCTACCGGGACAGTGCCGGGgtgaaggggcgggggggggggggacagacacGAGGTGGGGGTGTCAGCCCCAGccatgggggggtggggggggggctcacctgcggggctgggggcctGCAGGCTGCCCCGCTTCTTGAAGGGGTACTTGGCCGGGAGGGCCGAGGACATGGCGGCTCCTGGGGCGGCGGTGACGGGGTTTGGCGGTGGCGGGGTTGAGTTGgcgatgatgatgatggtgagGATGGTGGTGATGGCGGGGTTGGCGATGGGAGGGGGTGACGGGGTTGGCGacggttggggggggggtgccccGGTCGGGGACTCTTACGGCAGCGGGGCGGCAGGGCCGAGCGATGGCTGCCGCTGCCTCCCGCCCTCCCCGGGTTGATGATTGATGCAGGAAACCCGGGGCTGGACCAAAGTCCCCGGCGGAGGCAGGCCGGAAGCCGGGCCGAGGAAGAGGATGGGGCGGGAGGAGGATgtgggcgaggaggaggaggaggaggaggaaggttgtCGGCGCTgggcgggaggaggggggggggggttggaccCGAGAAGGGTGCTGTGCGCCCTGGGGATGTGGTGCTGAGCACCCCCCCGAGGGGCAGCCGTGGCCCCCCCAGGCAGGTACCgtacccccccgccccaagagGGGGTATCGTTCCCCCTGAGAGATGGTAttggaccccccccaaaatggcagCGGCCCGTCCAACAACACGGTACCACCCCCTGCCCCCGAGACGGGCATCGTGCCCCCCCAAAAGACAGGCACTGCCCCCCCCAAGACAGACattgcctcccccccccccaagacgTGGTGTCAttccgcaccccccccccggagaTGGGCATCATCCCCATCAGAGTCGGGGTACCGCACCCCCCCAGCGGCAGCTCCCTACCCCCCGGCTGGGCACTGCACCCCCCGACAGGCATCCTCACCCCCGGGCCGggcatccccctccccagggtgGGTGCTGCACCCCCCAACACGGACTGTCACCCCCCTCGTTAGACATTGTACCCCCTCCCAAAAAGATAAAGTACCCCCAAAATGGggcatcacctcctccaagaTGAGCACCCCCCCTCAGATGGGGGACTGCACCCCGAAAGAGGGACTCACACTCTgtcaccagcccccccccccctcagacACTGCAAGGGGGGGCGGGTGCCCTCAGCACCCGCAGGGGATGTCCCCATGGGGTAACAGCACGGGGCCtgacacccccagccccccctcctTACCCCCCCAGCCAAACTGGGAGCACCATCATAcggggacccccaccccagaAGCAGGACCCAGCTGTGAGGGTGCCAGGGGGTGTCACATCCTTGTATGTGTCCCCCCCCATAATCCCTGCGTGTTCCTACCTGTGCCGGTGGCTCCTGGTGCCGCGGCCTCAAGTGCCGGGGATGCTTTCGGGTGGGTGCCGGGGAGGCATTTGGGTGGGTGCCGGGCTGTGTCCCCGCCGAGCGCCCGGACGAGTGCCCTAATCCGGCACCGGCGCAGGGGGGTATTTTTAGCTGCTGCCGGAGCGGAGGGAATGCC
Protein-coding sequences here:
- the LOC142043668 gene encoding glutathione S-transferase 2 produces the protein MVVTLGYWDIRGLAHAIRLLLEYTETPYQERQYRPGPAPDFDPSDWTNEKEKLGLDFPNLPYLIDGPIKLTQSNAILHYIARKHNMGGETEEQMVRVDMLENELTDLRMRFAQLCYNPDFEKLKPAYLEQLPGKLRALSRFLGSRPWFAGEKLTFVDFLAYDVLDQQRLFVPECPELQGNLGRFLQRFEALEKISAYMRSGRFMRTPIFWRTAQWSNTKD
- the AMPD2 gene encoding AMP deaminase 2 isoform X1, whose translation is MSSALPAKYPFKKRGSLQAPSPAELRAGPGSRPLQSARSLPGTPHCLKHFPVDLRTSMDGKYKEIAEELFCRSLAESEMRTAPYEFPEESPIEQLEERRQRLERQISQDVKLEPDILLRAKQDFLKIDSAADLQLFKEQSEDLVDHVPKEREALLEREFQRVTISGEEKCGVPFTDLLDAAKSVVKALFLREKYMGLSLQSFCKTTARYLQELSEKPLETRSYEEVPETPVAADAPVHPPFAEQHPYETWDPQTMPADLGFGLKMVDGVVHVYTKQDLTDKSTELDLPYPDLQEFIADMNFLMALIINGPIKSFCYRRLQYLSSKFQMHVLLNEMKELAAQKKVPHRDFYNIRKVDTHIHASSCMNQKHLLRFIKRAMKKHLDEIVHVEKGKEQTLKEVFETMNLTAYDLSVDTLDVHADRNTFHRFDKFNAKYNPIGESILREIFIKTDNRVSGKYFAHIIKEVMSDLEESKYQNAELRLSIYGRSRDEWDKLARWAVNHRVHSNNVRWLVQVPRLFDVYRTKKQLANFQEMLENIFMPLYEATVHPAQHPELHLFLEHVDGFDSVDDESKPEHHIFNLDSPLPGNWVEEDNPPYSYYLYYMYANMTVLNHLRRKRGFHTFVLRPHCGEAGPIHHLVSGFMVSENISHGLLLRKAPVLQYLYYLAQIGIAMSPLSNNSLFLSYHRNPLPEYLSRGLMVSLSTDDPLQFHFTKEPLMEEYSIATQVWKLSSCDMCELARNSVLMSGFSHKVKSYWLGPHYLKEGPEGNDIRRTNVPDIRVSYRFETLCQELTLITQAVQTEELETIQEEDALTITSTLGTH
- the AMPD2 gene encoding AMP deaminase 2 isoform X2, translating into MSSALPAKYPFKKRGSLQAPSPAELRAGPGSRPLQSARSLPGTPHCLKHFPVDLRTSMDGKYKEIAEELFCRSLAESEMRTAPYEFPEESPIEQLEERRQRLERQISQDVKLFKEQSEDLVDHVPKEREALLEREFQRVTISGEEKCGVPFTDLLDAAKSVVKALFLREKYMGLSLQSFCKTTARYLQELSEKPLETRSYEEVPETPVAADAPVHPPFAEQHPYETWDPQTMPADLGFGLKMVDGVVHVYTKQDLTDKSTELDLPYPDLQEFIADMNFLMALIINGPIKSFCYRRLQYLSSKFQMHVLLNEMKELAAQKKVPHRDFYNIRKVDTHIHASSCMNQKHLLRFIKRAMKKHLDEIVHVEKGKEQTLKEVFETMNLTAYDLSVDTLDVHADRNTFHRFDKFNAKYNPIGESILREIFIKTDNRVSGKYFAHIIKEVMSDLEESKYQNAELRLSIYGRSRDEWDKLARWAVNHRVHSNNVRWLVQVPRLFDVYRTKKQLANFQEMLENIFMPLYEATVHPAQHPELHLFLEHVDGFDSVDDESKPEHHIFNLDSPLPGNWVEEDNPPYSYYLYYMYANMTVLNHLRRKRGFHTFVLRPHCGEAGPIHHLVSGFMVSENISHGLLLRKAPVLQYLYYLAQIGIAMSPLSNNSLFLSYHRNPLPEYLSRGLMVSLSTDDPLQFHFTKEPLMEEYSIATQVWKLSSCDMCELARNSVLMSGFSHKVKSYWLGPHYLKEGPEGNDIRRTNVPDIRVSYRFETLCQELTLITQAVQTEELETIQEEDALTITSTLGTH
- the AMPD2 gene encoding AMP deaminase 2 isoform X3, coding for MDGKYKEIAEELFCRSLAESEMRTAPYEFPEESPIEQLEERRQRLERQISQDVKLEPDILLRAKQDFLKIDSAADLQLFKEQSEDLVDHVPKEREALLEREFQRVTISGEEKCGVPFTDLLDAAKSVVKALFLREKYMGLSLQSFCKTTARYLQELSEKPLETRSYEEVPETPVAADAPVHPPFAEQHPYETWDPQTMPADLGFGLKMVDGVVHVYTKQDLTDKSTELDLPYPDLQEFIADMNFLMALIINGPIKSFCYRRLQYLSSKFQMHVLLNEMKELAAQKKVPHRDFYNIRKVDTHIHASSCMNQKHLLRFIKRAMKKHLDEIVHVEKGKEQTLKEVFETMNLTAYDLSVDTLDVHADRNTFHRFDKFNAKYNPIGESILREIFIKTDNRVSGKYFAHIIKEVMSDLEESKYQNAELRLSIYGRSRDEWDKLARWAVNHRVHSNNVRWLVQVPRLFDVYRTKKQLANFQEMLENIFMPLYEATVHPAQHPELHLFLEHVDGFDSVDDESKPEHHIFNLDSPLPGNWVEEDNPPYSYYLYYMYANMTVLNHLRRKRGFHTFVLRPHCGEAGPIHHLVSGFMVSENISHGLLLRKAPVLQYLYYLAQIGIAMSPLSNNSLFLSYHRNPLPEYLSRGLMVSLSTDDPLQFHFTKEPLMEEYSIATQVWKLSSCDMCELARNSVLMSGFSHKVKSYWLGPHYLKEGPEGNDIRRTNVPDIRVSYRFETLCQELTLITQAVQTEELETIQEEDALTITSTLGTH